The DNA sequence TGGTGAACGCCCTCGTCCTCCTCCTGGTGGCTGCGGTCACGCCCCTCGAGGTCCTGGGCTTCTCCCAGGCCCTGGTGGGGGCCCTGCTCCTCTCCTTGGTCAGCCTGGTCCTGACCTGGATCTTTGACTAGCGGTTCTCGCTCACGTAGCGGGAGAGCTCCTGGATGAGGACCTCCTGCTCGCTCATGATGGCCTTGACCACGTCCCCGATGGAGATCACCCCCAGAACCCGCCCCTCCTCCACCACGGGCAGGTGGCGGACCCGGTGCTCGGTCATCAGGCGCATGGCCTCGGAAAGCGGCGTGGACCGGGTCACGGTGATGGGGTTCTCGGTCATGACCTCGTGCACCAGGGTGTCCCGGGAGAAGCGGC is a window from the Thermus filiformis genome containing:
- a CDS encoding CBS domain-containing protein, producing the protein MTVGQVLLRKGGEVFWVPPGATVYEALRKMAEHEIGALLVLDGERLLGVFSERDYARKLVLMGRFSRDTLVHEVMTENPITVTRSTPLSEAMRLMTEHRVRHLPVVEEGRVLGVISIGDVVKAIMSEQEVLIQELSRYVSENR